The following are encoded together in the Janthinobacterium sp. Marseille genome:
- a CDS encoding 5'-nucleotidase: MPVSLDRLLVVGISSRALFDLEVEEAIFRTQGLEAYRQHQLDNEGEILKLGAGFALVRALLKLNALTPNQRFVEVVIMSRNSTETSMRIFNSIKHYDLDITRAVLSGGASLAPYLHAFNVSLFLSLHEDDVQAAIDSGTAAALLYQKPANAFEELDQIRIAFDGDAVIFSDESERIYQTQGIEAFENHERENALKPLPEGPFARLLKALSFIQNSFKNSAARTAPIRTALVTARSSPAHERVIRTLRAWDVTIDETFFMGGVSKSDVLAAFKPHMFFDDQPGHCDRASPIVQTGRVPLRAEIKDN, encoded by the coding sequence GGTAGTTGGAATTTCATCACGTGCACTCTTCGACCTTGAAGTTGAAGAGGCCATCTTCCGTACCCAGGGACTGGAAGCCTATCGCCAGCACCAGCTCGATAATGAAGGAGAAATCCTCAAACTCGGTGCCGGTTTTGCACTGGTACGCGCGCTGCTCAAACTGAATGCCCTGACGCCGAACCAGCGTTTCGTCGAAGTCGTCATCATGTCACGCAATTCGACCGAAACTTCGATGCGCATCTTCAATTCGATCAAGCATTACGACCTCGACATCACGCGTGCCGTCCTGTCCGGCGGTGCCTCGCTGGCACCTTATCTGCATGCCTTCAATGTCAGCCTGTTTCTGTCGCTGCATGAAGACGATGTACAGGCCGCCATCGATTCAGGCACGGCCGCAGCGCTGCTATACCAAAAACCCGCGAATGCCTTCGAAGAGCTGGACCAAATCCGGATTGCCTTCGATGGCGATGCCGTGATTTTCTCCGATGAATCGGAACGCATATACCAAACCCAGGGCATAGAGGCATTTGAAAACCACGAACGCGAAAATGCCTTGAAGCCTTTGCCCGAAGGTCCGTTCGCGCGCCTGCTCAAGGCACTCTCCTTCATCCAGAACAGCTTCAAGAATTCCGCTGCACGTACTGCCCCCATCCGCACCGCGCTGGTTACCGCACGTTCGTCCCCGGCCCACGAACGCGTGATCCGTACCTTGCGCGCCTGGGATGTCACCATTGATGAAACCTTCTTCATGGGCGGCGTTTCCAAATCCGATGTATTGGCCGCCTTCAAACCGCATATGTTCTTTGACGACCAGCCCGGACATTGCGACCGCGCTTCACCAATAGTGCAAACCGGGCGCGTACCCTTGCGTGCGGAAATAAAAGACAATTAA